Within the Schistosoma mansoni, WGS project CABG00000000 data, chromosome 3 unplaced supercontig 0233, strain Puerto Rico, whole genome shotgun sequence genome, the region TTGGTTGAAATTACTGACCCCTATTGATATTTTAAACCAAGTGATTAGTTTATTTGTAGTTTAAAATGTGTGGTCATGTTTCCATGACACAAACATTTTTTTGCTTGTAATAATATATGAGTTGGTTGTCATTGGTTCATTGTTTTGGTTTGTTGAGTTATAATCTAAGTAGCACAAACTGTTTTCATTGGATGTGTAAATCCACATCTTCACACTTGAATTTGATTGCAATAAAGTTAGTTCTGCTAGACAATTCCATCATCGTTGAATGTGGAATTTTAACTTCTAAAGAATGCCACATGAATTCTAGTTGACCAACAATATTGTACCACTGGTTGTTAATAGATGTTAAGATGAAAATTGATCACGTAGAAGTGgaactgaatgtgtccagttgagtagatttatgtgatcaatgattgaaatAACAGAAAGATAATGCATttcattgaaagtgaaatgttaAAAATTGAATGGGTTTCTCGATTCACACACAGATTTGTAATGACCACAGTAATCATTGAACCTGAAAGTTA harbors:
- a CDS encoding XP_018644654.1 translates to MSWLSLVHCFGLLSYNLSSTNCFHWMCKSTSSHLNLIAIKLVLLDNSIIVECGILTSKECHMNSS